Proteins encoded by one window of Rutidosis leptorrhynchoides isolate AG116_Rl617_1_P2 chromosome 7, CSIRO_AGI_Rlap_v1, whole genome shotgun sequence:
- the LOC139858419 gene encoding probable glutathione S-transferase, which yields MADEEEVVLISYWASMFGARLKVALSEKQIPYKYIEEDLPYKTQFLLQMNPVFKKIPVLVHNGKPVNESLIALQYIDDVWKDKGASFMPSDPYLRSQARFWAYFIDLKIYHLAARVWRQKGNMEEQELDKKELIHSLKLLEQVLGDDPFFGGKTFGFLDIAFIGYSSWFSTYETYGKFSMESECPKLVSWVDRCMKRESVANSVHRSIDVLKYIRMIMRVYGPNKGIAKVIHTSKI from the exons ATGGCGGATGAGGAGGAAGTGGTACTGATCAGCTACTGGGCAAGCATGTTTGGTGCGAGATTAAAAGTAGCTCTTTCAGAAAAACAAATCCCTTACAAATACATTGAAGAAGATTTACCATATAAAACTCAATTTCTTCTTCAAATGAACCCGGTTTTCAAGAAAATTCCGGTTCTTGTTCATAACGGTAAACCCGTTAATGAATCGTTAATCGCTCTCCAGTATATCGATGATGTGTGGAAGGATAAAGGTGCCTCATTTATGCCTTCTGATCCTTATCTTAGATCTCAAGCTAGATTTTGGGCTTATTTTATTGATCTTAAG ATATACCATCTTGCTGCTAGAGTGTGGAGACAAAAGGGGAATATGGAGGAACAGGAATTAGACAAGAAGGAACTCATACATAGCCTCAAGTTACTTGAGCAAGTTCTTGGAGACGACCCGTTTTTCGGAGGTAAAACATTTGGGTTTCTAGACATAGCTTTTATCGGATATTCATCTTGGTTTAGCACGTACGAGACATACGGAAAGTTTAGTATGGAGTCCGAGTGTCCCAAGTTGGTTTCATGGGTTGACCGATGCATGAAGAGAGAAAGTGTCGCGAATTCTGTACATCGGTCTATCGATGTATTAAAATATATACGGATGATCATGAGGGTTTATGGACCCAACAAAGGCATTGCAAAGGTTATACACACGTCCAAGATATAA